The Listeria monocytogenes genome window below encodes:
- a CDS encoding response regulator transcription factor: MSEQVRVLVVDDEDRIRRLLKMYLERENYRIEEASDGDQALSMALNNNYEVILLDLMMPGKDGIEVCRELREFKSTPVVMLTAKGEEANRVQGFEVGADDYIVKPFSPREVVLRVKAVLRRAKQSSEESAGGTPGDIITFPHLKIDNEAHRVIVDGKEIGLTPKEYDLLYYLAKSPDKVFDRESLLKEVWRYEFFGDLRTIDTHVKRLREKLHDVSEDAARMIVTVWGLGYKFEVPED, from the coding sequence ATGAGTGAACAAGTTAGAGTGCTTGTTGTGGATGATGAGGACCGGATACGCCGCCTTCTTAAGATGTATCTTGAAAGAGAAAACTATCGTATTGAAGAAGCTAGTGATGGTGATCAAGCCTTAAGCATGGCGCTAAACAACAATTATGAAGTAATCCTACTTGATTTGATGATGCCTGGTAAAGACGGTATCGAAGTTTGTCGTGAACTGAGAGAGTTTAAATCAACACCTGTTGTTATGTTGACTGCAAAAGGAGAAGAAGCTAACCGAGTACAAGGCTTTGAAGTTGGTGCAGATGATTATATCGTTAAACCATTTAGCCCAAGAGAAGTAGTGCTTCGTGTGAAGGCTGTCCTTCGTCGTGCGAAACAATCCTCAGAAGAATCAGCAGGAGGAACACCGGGAGACATTATTACTTTCCCACATTTGAAAATTGATAACGAAGCTCACCGTGTTATTGTCGATGGAAAAGAAATCGGTTTGACACCAAAAGAATATGACTTGCTTTATTATTTGGCTAAATCTCCGGATAAAGTATTTGACCGCGAGTCACTTTTAAAAGAAGTATGGCGTTATGAGTTCTTTGGTGATTTACGGACGATTGATACGCATGTTAAAAGACTTCGTGAAAAACTGCATGATGTATCGGAAGACGCTGCTAGAATGATTGT